ATTTTCTGATCATTACGATCTGCGTGGCGATAGAGCAACTCGGTTACGGTTTCGGTTTTACCGGCTATATGCTATTTATGCTATACATGGCGGAGGGTGAATTTAAGACTTCGCATTATGCCATTGCAACAGCCTTTATGGCGCTGGGCATGATGATTCCGGGTATGATCAGCGGGAAGTTGCAGGATCTGATGGGTTACCAGACTTTCTTCCTTTACATAATGATCTGTACGATTCCGAGTTTTCTGGTGGCCGGATTAGCGAACATCGATCAGAATTTCGGGAAAAGAAAAACATAGAAACCGGTAATTGGTTTTTTTCTAACAATGTTTTATTTAAATGCATTTAGATCATTCACAAAGTAAATGAGGCCAAAATTTGCAGGATTCACAACTCGGTTTCCAGACAATTGATTTTCTGATAGTTATTCTATATCTGGTGATAGTAGCGATCGTCGGCAGTTTTTCGGGCGGGAAACAACGAAATGTTAAAGACTATTTTCTGGGTGGATCGAATATTCCGTGGTGGGCAGTCGCCTTTTCGATCGTCGCCGCCGAGACGAGCACGCTGACGTTTATTAGCATCCCGGGACTGGCTTATATGACGAATCTGAATTTCCTTCAGGTGACTATTGGCTATCTTATTGGAAGAATTGTCGTCAGTTTCATGTTTTTGCCAGCGTACAAAAAAGGCGAACTCGTCACGGCGTATGCTTTACTTGAAACGCGTTTTGGGCGCAGTACGCGCAGTTATGCTTCGATTGTTTTTCTCTTCACTCGTGTCGCGGCGGACGGCGTACGGCTGTTTGCAACGTCCATTCCGCTGGCGATTATTTTTCGGACATTCCCAGCATTTGCGAATTATTCCAATATCGACATCTACGCTATTTCAATTGTCGTGATCGCGTTAGTGACGATGATTTACACTTACACCGGCGGAGTAAAGGGAATCATTTGGGTGGATGTTCTACAGATGCTGATTTTCATTGGCGGCGCTCTTCTGGCGCTGGGAATCCTGTTGAAACGAGTACCGGACGGATTTTCAGCAGTCAATCTGTTTTCCGGCGAGACGAACAAATTTTCCATTATCAATTGGGGTTTTTCCGACGGAATACGCGGCTTTTTTGCGAAGCCATACACGCTGATCGGCTCTCTGCTCGGCGGCGCATTTCTCTCGATGGCTTCGCACGGAACCGATCAACTCATCGTTCAGCGACTTCTGACGACAAAAACGGTCAAGGACAGTCAGAAAGCGCTTATCACCAGCGGAATCATCGTCATCTTCCAATTTGCGCTATTCCTGCTGGTTGGTCTGATGCTGTTTGCCTATTATCAGGGCGCCAAAGTCGGTGGAGCGGGCATCCTGTTTTCCAAACCCGACGAAATTTTCCCATACTTTATTATTCATAATTTACCGACCGGAATTCGCGGTTTCATCATTGCCGGACTGTTCGCGGCGGCGCTATCGACTCTGGCTGGCTCTATCAGTTCGCTTTCCTCATCGGCGATGATGGATTTGTACAAACCGTACTTTGGCAAAGCCAACGATCCGGCGCGCGATTTGAAAATCTCGCGAATTCTAACGATTTTCTGGGCGGTGGTTTTAACTGCGGTCGCATTTTTATTTATCAATATTCTGCAGTCGGTTGTTGAAATCGCGTTGAGTATTGCTTCGATCACATACGGCGGATTGCTGGGCACGTTTATGCTGGGTGTTTTGTTTAAAAAGCCGGACCAGCGGGACGCAATTTGGGGCTTTTCCGCGGGGATTCTGGCGATGCTGTTGTTCATCGTCTTGCCGTTTATTCTGGGGCGTCCGTCGGTAGTTTACTGGACGTGGTACACGCTGATCGGTTGTGCCGTGACACTGATCGTTGGAAATCTATCGGCGTCTATTTCAAAAAGAATACTGACGTCCAAATGAAGTAAGAAAATGAAAGGCCGAGCGATGAAAAGACTCATCCTCTGTTTTGTCGTTTTCTGTTCGCTCGGTAGCGCGCAGGAATCTACAT
The Candidatus Marinimicrobia bacterium CG08_land_8_20_14_0_20_45_22 DNA segment above includes these coding regions:
- a CDS encoding sodium:solute symporter is translated as MQDSQLGFQTIDFLIVILYLVIVAIVGSFSGGKQRNVKDYFLGGSNIPWWAVAFSIVAAETSTLTFISIPGLAYMTNLNFLQVTIGYLIGRIVVSFMFLPAYKKGELVTAYALLETRFGRSTRSYASIVFLFTRVAADGVRLFATSIPLAIIFRTFPAFANYSNIDIYAISIVVIALVTMIYTYTGGVKGIIWVDVLQMLIFIGGALLALGILLKRVPDGFSAVNLFSGETNKFSIINWGFSDGIRGFFAKPYTLIGSLLGGAFLSMASHGTDQLIVQRLLTTKTVKDSQKALITSGIIVIFQFALFLLVGLMLFAYYQGAKVGGAGILFSKPDEIFPYFIIHNLPTGIRGFIIAGLFAAALSTLAGSISSLSSSAMMDLYKPYFGKANDPARDLKISRILTIFWAVVLTAVAFLFINILQSVVEIALSIASITYGGLLGTFMLGVLFKKPDQRDAIWGFSAGILAMLLFIVLPFILGRPSVVYWTWYTLIGCAVTLIVGNLSASISKRILTSK